One Anthonomus grandis grandis chromosome 14, icAntGran1.3, whole genome shotgun sequence DNA window includes the following coding sequences:
- the LOC126744753 gene encoding adenylate cyclase type 9-like isoform X2 — protein sequence MPFERASQKSWWDPTFDSEILEDQYKKSAFNHNRFKFRYAVWYTICIAAIWLTYVLLQGLLTEFKNFSIKYILFFILLLYNILVLLLTYTKIFQLHMQTISLSYALSSVAFSLVFLIISQRGLFCHSTQLLILIYTLIPLKLYMALTLAIIYSVSFECLTSVVYTSMPDMEETVLTIFTKILSHIAIHLIGLHIYLMSNIRMRQTFMKVGQSLLVRRQLELEKRLKENMIHSLMPPSVAYWLLNEDESFNRRPSAESENNDLRSLFRPFNMDTMNDVSILFADIVGFTKMSSNKTAEELVDILNNLFQRFDDLCKNHFCEKISTLGDCYYCVSGCPKPRPDHAKCCVEMGLSMIQAIKQFDQERHEGINMRVGIHTGTVLCGIVGTKRFKFDVWSNDVTLANKMESTGKPGMVHISEKTSTFLNNEYLLEEGECVSGLKTFFILGRKTDHCPSYQGSIRSEGRQKYANSLQLFVSPPPSAASLSPHSRPRVLSCDTSHISKSNQNKNFLSPDSCIVKASSLPSILDSENEQDPPDGSNVESIKTPTSTASSGKYSMKIRNWKIPKFMRKTSTTCDGKPEIDVDFASGVTDASEEGYQQVPTIIETGALNGKKDSLATLTSKYEDYPACKETIDIKSYISHSRSDIGAFDYSHTPEFVRGGSYRCNFGRSFNGDLFQLNRSGSSRSRRGRSPNLDILEPLERARSATVTVSNIARPKRSFDIPSRLSSIAMLDENSVPSRKDSGIRSNSRRSSLQMDNRLLSQERLQHRVSGYYTSSLSSMNSTQVSKTVNSSHGPFFDKYGTCIQNLRKQSDRQLIKCVQDNSKSQGSYFIKPPISQMSLFFKDKVMELDYRANVHRIHTNFEIDTLANSRFNTFLDIFVSIFVFLIVSITLAFIYGINAAWLSTFIACSILQSLNLGICVIPIVRWTDKVCCCGRFYRWNAFGAVLVSLPLFSVLVNFASDIQINQYELYMYTYPLFVGLLHFCNFTQLNSWMKSVIGLVLSVSWGILFLIKRCTGHIFDSPVHHNATVGPPFAASDLYNSTTNSTNYVTETNCYLNNLDMIVNLFLLLLLVWLLNREFEITYRLSFHTNYIAHRDKSFVQKLKNQADYLIYNIVPEYVAEQLKREAKYSENFKDVGIIFASIVNFNEMYDESFEGGREYLRVLNELIGDFDELLYRKEFKCVEKIKTIGSTFMAASGLNSQMRSLQQDPNEHLYVLMDFAIEMQRVVENFNRDLLEFNLIIRIGYNFGDVTAAVIGNTKLYYDIWGDAVNIASRMDSTGVNGRIQVGEHCLPVLENKFNFEPRGSIYVKGKDNMNVYLIKERKDVRNPELLNVPNS from the exons ATGCCTTTCGAGAGGGCGTCCCAAAAGTCCTGGTGGGACCCCACCTTCGACTCTGAAATACTCGAAGACCAGTACAAAAAGAGCGCGTTCAATCACAATAGGTTTAAATTCAG GTATGCAGTATGGTATACAATCTGCATAGCCGCCATCTGGTTGACGTACGTCTTACTTCAAGGACTACTTACGGAATTCAAAAACTTCTCTATCAAATACATACTCTTTTTCATACTCCTACTATACAACATACTTGTTCTATTACTTACTTACACTAAGATATTTCAACTTCACATGCAGACCATCTCGTTGTCTTACGCGTTGAGTTCGGTCGCATTCTCCTTAGTATTTCTTATCATCTCCCAACGAGGACTATTTTGTCACTCTACACAACTGTTGATATTAATTTACACTTTGATACCCCTAAAGCTTTATATGGCCTTAACTTTAGCTATAATTTACTCGGTGTCCTTCGAGTGTTTAACCAGCGTCGTCTATACATCGATGCCGGACATGGAGGAGACCGTCTTGACTATTTTTACAAAGATATTATCCCATATTGCCATTCATCTAATCGGGTTGCACATTTATTTGATGAGCAATATACGAATGCGGCAAACTTTCATGAAGGTCGGCCAAAGTTTGCTGGTGAGGAGGCAGCTGGAATTAGAGAAAAGACTGAAAGAGAACATGATACACTCACTGATGCCACCTAGTGTAGCCTATTGGTTATTAAACGAGGATGAGAGTTTTAACAG GAGACCGTCCGCAGAATCGGAAAACAACGACCTACGATCCCTCTTCAGGCCGTTCAACATGGACACAATGAACGACGTGAGCATCCTGTTCGCGGACATCGTCGGCTTCACCAAGATGTCGAGCAACAAAACCGCCGAAGAACTGGTCGACATCTTAAATAATCTCTTTCAAAGGTTCGACGATTTGTGTAAGAATCATTTTTGCGAGAAAATCTCCACTTTGGGGGATTGTTATTATTGCGTATCCGGTTGTCCGAAACCGCGTCCGGATCACGCCAAATGCTGCGTAGAGATGGGATTGAGCATGATCCAAGCTATTAAGCAGTTCGATCAAGAGAGACACGAGGGTATTAATATGAGAGTGGGCATACACACTGGCACGGTGTTATGTGGCATCGTCGGTACCAAGAGGTTTAAGTTTGACGTGTGGAGTAACGACGTTACTTTGGCGAATAAAATGGAAAGCACCGGCAAACCTGGAATGGTACACATTTCGGAGAAGACCAGTACGTTTTTAAACAACGAATATTTGTTAGAGGAAGGCGAATGTGTTTCTG gtctgaAAACGTTTTTCATCCTCGGAAGAAAGACTGACCACTGCCCGTCGTACCAGGGCAGCATCCGGTCCGAAGGCAGGCAAAAGTACGCGAACTCACTCCAATTGTTCGTGTCGCCGCCGCCATCTGCCGCTTCCCTTTCGCCCCACTCGAGACCTCGAGTACTCTCCTGTGATACTTCCCACATAAGCAAATCGAACcagaataaaaactttttatcacCCGACTCTTGTATTGTTAAAGCGAGCAGTCTGCCTAGTATCTTAG ATTCCGAAAATGAGCAAGACCCCCCGGACGGTTCAAACGTAGAAAGCATCAAAACGCCTACGTCAACGGCCAGTTCCGGGAAATATTCGATGAAAATCAGAAATTGGAAGATACCGAAATTTATGCGGAAAACGAGCACCACCTGTGACGGCAAGCCTGAAATCGACGTCGACTTTGCTTCTGGGGTGACGGACGCTAGCGAAGAAGGATATCAGCAA GTTCCAACGATAATCGAAACCGGTGCCTTAAACGGAAAAAAGGACTCACTAGCAACGCTTACATCGAAATACGAAGACTATCCCGCCTGTAAAGAGACCATCGACATAAAATCGTACATCAGCCATTCGCGAAGCGACATTGGAGCCTTCGACTACTCGCACACGCCAGAATTCGTCAGAGGAG gtagCTATAGATGCAACTTTGGAAGATCTTTTAACGGCGATTTGTTCCAGTTAAATCGATCGGGCAGCAGCAGATCTAGGAGAGGAAGGTCTCCTAATTTGGATATTTTGGAACCGCTGGAAAG ggCTAGAAGTGCAACCGTGACAGTGAGCAATATTGCCAGACCTAAGCGTTCATTTGACATACCGAGCAGACTTTCTAGTATAGCGATGCTGGATGAAAATTCCGTTCCCAGCAGGAAGGATTCTGGAATTAGGAGCAATAGTAGGAGGAGCAGTTTACAG ATGGACAACCGACTACTCAGCCAAGAACGTCTCCAGCACCGCGTCTCCGGCTACTACACCTCGAGCCTTAGCTCGATGAATTCCACCCAAGTATCGAAAACAGTGAACTCGTCCCACGGACCGTTTTTCGATAAATACGGAACCTGCATACAAAACTTACGGAAACAATCCGACCGTCAGTTGATCAAGTGCGTACAGGACAACTCCAAGTCGCAAGggtcttattttataaaaccaCCGATATCGCAGATGAGTTTATTTTTCAAAGATAAAGTGATGGAACTCGATTATCGAGCGAACGTGCACCGGATCCATACGAATTTCGAAATCGATACCCTGGCTAATTCAAGGTTTAACACTTTCCTCGATATATTCGTATcgatttttgtgtttttaatcgTTTCTATTACTCTCGCGTTTATTTATGGCATTAACGCGGCCTGGTTGAGCACCTTTATTGCCTGCTCTATACTGCAAAGTTTAAATTTAGGGATTTGCGTTATACCAATTGTGCGTTGGACCGATAAGGTTTGTTGCTGCGGCAGATTTTACCGCTGGAACGCTTTTGGGGCCGTTTTAGtcagtttacctttattttccGTGCTTGTTAATTTCGCCTCGGATATCCAAATAAACCAGTATGAACTTTACATGTACACTTACCCATTGTTCGTGGGGTTACTGCATTTTTGTAATTTCACCCAATTAAACTCCTGGATGAAGAGCGTTATCGGGTTAGTCCTGAGCGTTTCCTGGGgcattttgtttcttataaagCGCTGTACTGGTCATATATTTGATTCACCGGTTCACCATAATGCAACCGTGGGACCCCCATTTGCGGCCTCAGATTTATACAACTCAACGACGAATTCAACGAATTATGTTACCGAGACAAATTgttatttgaacaatttggatATGATCGtgaatctttttttattgttgctcCTCGTGTGGTTGCTTAACAGGGAGTTTGAGATAACTTACAGGCTCAGTTTTCATACGAACTATATCGCTCACAGGGATAAAAGTTTTGtgcaaaaactgaaaaatcaagcggattatttaatttataatatagtgCCAGAGTATGTGGCTGAACAACTGAAACGCGAAGCAAAATATTCGGAAAACTTTAAAGATGTCGGTATCATATTCGCCAGTATAGTGAACTTCAACGAAATGTACGACGAGAGTTTCGAAGGGGGTAGAGAGTACTTAAGGGTACTGAACGAGCTGATCGGGGATTTCGATGAGCTACTTTATAGGAAAGAGTTTAAATGCGTGGAAAAGATCAAGACGATCGGTTCAACTTTTATGGCTGCCAGTGGGTTAAACTCGCAAATGCGCAGTTTACAGCAGGACCCCAACGAACATCTTTACGTCCTAATGGATTTCGCTATTGAAATGCAACGGGTCGTTGAGAATTTCAACAGGGATTTGTTGGAATTCAACTTAATTATCCGGATAGGATACAATTTCGGGGACGTAACGGCCGCCGTAATAGGAAACACCAAACTGTATTACGACATCTGGGGAGACGCGGTTAATATCGCTTCCAGAATGGACAGTACGGGTGTGAACGGAAGAATCCAAGTGGGAGAGCATTGCTTGCctgttttagaaaataaatttaattttgagccGAGAGGATCGATTTACGTCAAAGGCAAGGATAACATGAACGTTTATCTTATTAAAGAGCGAAAAGACGTGAGGAATCCTGAGTTACTAAATGTCCCCAACAGCTAA
- the LOC126744753 gene encoding adenylate cyclase type 9-like isoform X1, translated as MPSSQTNQANDFLKADIQDDHPSDIVDEEQVQLSLDPKFQVLLAQMSRESGCWGKFFPMPFERASQKSWWDPTFDSEILEDQYKKSAFNHNRFKFRYAVWYTICIAAIWLTYVLLQGLLTEFKNFSIKYILFFILLLYNILVLLLTYTKIFQLHMQTISLSYALSSVAFSLVFLIISQRGLFCHSTQLLILIYTLIPLKLYMALTLAIIYSVSFECLTSVVYTSMPDMEETVLTIFTKILSHIAIHLIGLHIYLMSNIRMRQTFMKVGQSLLVRRQLELEKRLKENMIHSLMPPSVAYWLLNEDESFNRRPSAESENNDLRSLFRPFNMDTMNDVSILFADIVGFTKMSSNKTAEELVDILNNLFQRFDDLCKNHFCEKISTLGDCYYCVSGCPKPRPDHAKCCVEMGLSMIQAIKQFDQERHEGINMRVGIHTGTVLCGIVGTKRFKFDVWSNDVTLANKMESTGKPGMVHISEKTSTFLNNEYLLEEGECVSGLKTFFILGRKTDHCPSYQGSIRSEGRQKYANSLQLFVSPPPSAASLSPHSRPRVLSCDTSHISKSNQNKNFLSPDSCIVKASSLPSILDSENEQDPPDGSNVESIKTPTSTASSGKYSMKIRNWKIPKFMRKTSTTCDGKPEIDVDFASGVTDASEEGYQQVPTIIETGALNGKKDSLATLTSKYEDYPACKETIDIKSYISHSRSDIGAFDYSHTPEFVRGGSYRCNFGRSFNGDLFQLNRSGSSRSRRGRSPNLDILEPLERARSATVTVSNIARPKRSFDIPSRLSSIAMLDENSVPSRKDSGIRSNSRRSSLQMDNRLLSQERLQHRVSGYYTSSLSSMNSTQVSKTVNSSHGPFFDKYGTCIQNLRKQSDRQLIKCVQDNSKSQGSYFIKPPISQMSLFFKDKVMELDYRANVHRIHTNFEIDTLANSRFNTFLDIFVSIFVFLIVSITLAFIYGINAAWLSTFIACSILQSLNLGICVIPIVRWTDKVCCCGRFYRWNAFGAVLVSLPLFSVLVNFASDIQINQYELYMYTYPLFVGLLHFCNFTQLNSWMKSVIGLVLSVSWGILFLIKRCTGHIFDSPVHHNATVGPPFAASDLYNSTTNSTNYVTETNCYLNNLDMIVNLFLLLLLVWLLNREFEITYRLSFHTNYIAHRDKSFVQKLKNQADYLIYNIVPEYVAEQLKREAKYSENFKDVGIIFASIVNFNEMYDESFEGGREYLRVLNELIGDFDELLYRKEFKCVEKIKTIGSTFMAASGLNSQMRSLQQDPNEHLYVLMDFAIEMQRVVENFNRDLLEFNLIIRIGYNFGDVTAAVIGNTKLYYDIWGDAVNIASRMDSTGVNGRIQVGEHCLPVLENKFNFEPRGSIYVKGKDNMNVYLIKERKDVRNPELLNVPNS; from the exons ATGCCCTCTAGCCAAACAAATCAAGCAAACGATTTCTTAAAAGCAGATATTCAGGATGATCATCCTTCGGATATTGTCGATGAGGAACAAGTTCAGCTGTCCCTGGACCCCAAGTTTCAGGTTCTGTTGGCGCAAATGTCACGAGAATCCGG atgttggGGTAAATTTTTTCCGATGCCTTTCGAGAGGGCGTCCCAAAAGTCCTGGTGGGACCCCACCTTCGACTCTGAAATACTCGAAGACCAGTACAAAAAGAGCGCGTTCAATCACAATAGGTTTAAATTCAG GTATGCAGTATGGTATACAATCTGCATAGCCGCCATCTGGTTGACGTACGTCTTACTTCAAGGACTACTTACGGAATTCAAAAACTTCTCTATCAAATACATACTCTTTTTCATACTCCTACTATACAACATACTTGTTCTATTACTTACTTACACTAAGATATTTCAACTTCACATGCAGACCATCTCGTTGTCTTACGCGTTGAGTTCGGTCGCATTCTCCTTAGTATTTCTTATCATCTCCCAACGAGGACTATTTTGTCACTCTACACAACTGTTGATATTAATTTACACTTTGATACCCCTAAAGCTTTATATGGCCTTAACTTTAGCTATAATTTACTCGGTGTCCTTCGAGTGTTTAACCAGCGTCGTCTATACATCGATGCCGGACATGGAGGAGACCGTCTTGACTATTTTTACAAAGATATTATCCCATATTGCCATTCATCTAATCGGGTTGCACATTTATTTGATGAGCAATATACGAATGCGGCAAACTTTCATGAAGGTCGGCCAAAGTTTGCTGGTGAGGAGGCAGCTGGAATTAGAGAAAAGACTGAAAGAGAACATGATACACTCACTGATGCCACCTAGTGTAGCCTATTGGTTATTAAACGAGGATGAGAGTTTTAACAG GAGACCGTCCGCAGAATCGGAAAACAACGACCTACGATCCCTCTTCAGGCCGTTCAACATGGACACAATGAACGACGTGAGCATCCTGTTCGCGGACATCGTCGGCTTCACCAAGATGTCGAGCAACAAAACCGCCGAAGAACTGGTCGACATCTTAAATAATCTCTTTCAAAGGTTCGACGATTTGTGTAAGAATCATTTTTGCGAGAAAATCTCCACTTTGGGGGATTGTTATTATTGCGTATCCGGTTGTCCGAAACCGCGTCCGGATCACGCCAAATGCTGCGTAGAGATGGGATTGAGCATGATCCAAGCTATTAAGCAGTTCGATCAAGAGAGACACGAGGGTATTAATATGAGAGTGGGCATACACACTGGCACGGTGTTATGTGGCATCGTCGGTACCAAGAGGTTTAAGTTTGACGTGTGGAGTAACGACGTTACTTTGGCGAATAAAATGGAAAGCACCGGCAAACCTGGAATGGTACACATTTCGGAGAAGACCAGTACGTTTTTAAACAACGAATATTTGTTAGAGGAAGGCGAATGTGTTTCTG gtctgaAAACGTTTTTCATCCTCGGAAGAAAGACTGACCACTGCCCGTCGTACCAGGGCAGCATCCGGTCCGAAGGCAGGCAAAAGTACGCGAACTCACTCCAATTGTTCGTGTCGCCGCCGCCATCTGCCGCTTCCCTTTCGCCCCACTCGAGACCTCGAGTACTCTCCTGTGATACTTCCCACATAAGCAAATCGAACcagaataaaaactttttatcacCCGACTCTTGTATTGTTAAAGCGAGCAGTCTGCCTAGTATCTTAG ATTCCGAAAATGAGCAAGACCCCCCGGACGGTTCAAACGTAGAAAGCATCAAAACGCCTACGTCAACGGCCAGTTCCGGGAAATATTCGATGAAAATCAGAAATTGGAAGATACCGAAATTTATGCGGAAAACGAGCACCACCTGTGACGGCAAGCCTGAAATCGACGTCGACTTTGCTTCTGGGGTGACGGACGCTAGCGAAGAAGGATATCAGCAA GTTCCAACGATAATCGAAACCGGTGCCTTAAACGGAAAAAAGGACTCACTAGCAACGCTTACATCGAAATACGAAGACTATCCCGCCTGTAAAGAGACCATCGACATAAAATCGTACATCAGCCATTCGCGAAGCGACATTGGAGCCTTCGACTACTCGCACACGCCAGAATTCGTCAGAGGAG gtagCTATAGATGCAACTTTGGAAGATCTTTTAACGGCGATTTGTTCCAGTTAAATCGATCGGGCAGCAGCAGATCTAGGAGAGGAAGGTCTCCTAATTTGGATATTTTGGAACCGCTGGAAAG ggCTAGAAGTGCAACCGTGACAGTGAGCAATATTGCCAGACCTAAGCGTTCATTTGACATACCGAGCAGACTTTCTAGTATAGCGATGCTGGATGAAAATTCCGTTCCCAGCAGGAAGGATTCTGGAATTAGGAGCAATAGTAGGAGGAGCAGTTTACAG ATGGACAACCGACTACTCAGCCAAGAACGTCTCCAGCACCGCGTCTCCGGCTACTACACCTCGAGCCTTAGCTCGATGAATTCCACCCAAGTATCGAAAACAGTGAACTCGTCCCACGGACCGTTTTTCGATAAATACGGAACCTGCATACAAAACTTACGGAAACAATCCGACCGTCAGTTGATCAAGTGCGTACAGGACAACTCCAAGTCGCAAGggtcttattttataaaaccaCCGATATCGCAGATGAGTTTATTTTTCAAAGATAAAGTGATGGAACTCGATTATCGAGCGAACGTGCACCGGATCCATACGAATTTCGAAATCGATACCCTGGCTAATTCAAGGTTTAACACTTTCCTCGATATATTCGTATcgatttttgtgtttttaatcgTTTCTATTACTCTCGCGTTTATTTATGGCATTAACGCGGCCTGGTTGAGCACCTTTATTGCCTGCTCTATACTGCAAAGTTTAAATTTAGGGATTTGCGTTATACCAATTGTGCGTTGGACCGATAAGGTTTGTTGCTGCGGCAGATTTTACCGCTGGAACGCTTTTGGGGCCGTTTTAGtcagtttacctttattttccGTGCTTGTTAATTTCGCCTCGGATATCCAAATAAACCAGTATGAACTTTACATGTACACTTACCCATTGTTCGTGGGGTTACTGCATTTTTGTAATTTCACCCAATTAAACTCCTGGATGAAGAGCGTTATCGGGTTAGTCCTGAGCGTTTCCTGGGgcattttgtttcttataaagCGCTGTACTGGTCATATATTTGATTCACCGGTTCACCATAATGCAACCGTGGGACCCCCATTTGCGGCCTCAGATTTATACAACTCAACGACGAATTCAACGAATTATGTTACCGAGACAAATTgttatttgaacaatttggatATGATCGtgaatctttttttattgttgctcCTCGTGTGGTTGCTTAACAGGGAGTTTGAGATAACTTACAGGCTCAGTTTTCATACGAACTATATCGCTCACAGGGATAAAAGTTTTGtgcaaaaactgaaaaatcaagcggattatttaatttataatatagtgCCAGAGTATGTGGCTGAACAACTGAAACGCGAAGCAAAATATTCGGAAAACTTTAAAGATGTCGGTATCATATTCGCCAGTATAGTGAACTTCAACGAAATGTACGACGAGAGTTTCGAAGGGGGTAGAGAGTACTTAAGGGTACTGAACGAGCTGATCGGGGATTTCGATGAGCTACTTTATAGGAAAGAGTTTAAATGCGTGGAAAAGATCAAGACGATCGGTTCAACTTTTATGGCTGCCAGTGGGTTAAACTCGCAAATGCGCAGTTTACAGCAGGACCCCAACGAACATCTTTACGTCCTAATGGATTTCGCTATTGAAATGCAACGGGTCGTTGAGAATTTCAACAGGGATTTGTTGGAATTCAACTTAATTATCCGGATAGGATACAATTTCGGGGACGTAACGGCCGCCGTAATAGGAAACACCAAACTGTATTACGACATCTGGGGAGACGCGGTTAATATCGCTTCCAGAATGGACAGTACGGGTGTGAACGGAAGAATCCAAGTGGGAGAGCATTGCTTGCctgttttagaaaataaatttaattttgagccGAGAGGATCGATTTACGTCAAAGGCAAGGATAACATGAACGTTTATCTTATTAAAGAGCGAAAAGACGTGAGGAATCCTGAGTTACTAAATGTCCCCAACAGCTAA